In Paenibacillus kyungheensis, the following are encoded in one genomic region:
- a CDS encoding STM4013/SEN3800 family hydrolase, with protein sequence MLNMNEIVGTHDILMITLDTLRYDVAKLEEENCPHLCATGGWEKRHSPGSFTYAAHHAFFGGFLPTPANTDKDSHIRLFHGKHSGFRTHPYTWLFDAPDIVSGLAQEGYRTICIGGVIFFTKKNKLAKVLPAYFQESYWRMTFGVTNPRSTEHQVNHALQLLDGADLEQRLFLFLNVSAIHGPNHYFISNHIRKDSIETQRAALRYVDREVGRLFEAFRKRKRPTLCLVFSDHGTAYGEDGYEGHRLAHEVVWNVPYREFIL encoded by the coding sequence ATGCTTAATATGAATGAAATTGTCGGTACACATGACATTTTGATGATTACACTGGATACGTTGCGATATGATGTAGCCAAGTTAGAAGAAGAGAACTGTCCTCATTTATGTGCAACAGGAGGATGGGAGAAGCGTCATAGTCCGGGCAGTTTTACGTATGCTGCGCACCATGCTTTTTTCGGTGGATTTCTACCGACGCCTGCTAATACGGATAAAGATTCACATATTCGATTATTTCATGGAAAACACAGCGGATTTCGCACTCATCCGTACACCTGGCTATTTGATGCGCCTGATATCGTATCTGGATTGGCGCAAGAAGGATACCGTACGATCTGTATCGGTGGTGTAATCTTTTTTACGAAAAAGAATAAACTGGCAAAAGTATTACCTGCTTATTTCCAAGAGAGTTATTGGCGAATGACATTTGGCGTGACCAATCCACGTTCTACCGAACATCAAGTGAATCATGCGTTACAATTGTTAGACGGAGCTGATCTAGAGCAACGTTTATTTTTATTTCTCAATGTATCTGCTATTCATGGACCGAATCATTATTTTATTTCGAATCATATTCGTAAAGACTCGATAGAGACTCAGCGAGCGGCTTTGCGTTATGTCGATAGAGAAGTAGGACGACTATTTGAGGCTTTTCGCAAGCGGAAGCGCCCCACCTTATGTCTGGTATTTTCCGATCATGGAACCGCTTATGGGGAAGATGGATACGAAGGTCACCGGTTAGCCCATGAAGTAGTCTGGAATGTGCCTTATCGTGAATTTATATTATAG
- a CDS encoding STM4011 family radical SAM protein, which translates to MQATIYYRGKLSSCNYSCPYCPFSKTVDSKETLMQDREQLERFMEWVREQQHYGHQLSIFFNPYGEALVHSWYREAMIELSHMSHVNKVAVQTNLSVKLDWTAQLNPTKVSFWATYHPEQVREDRFVAQAMTLYQQGIVFSAGTVGLREAFPAIHRLRARLPEDVYVWVNAFKDRPHYYSEAEVEELSGIDPYFRYNLQDYDSLGQSCQAGEHVFYVQGSGIVKRCYQDKRVIGHLYRHSLEKLSQDRPCQMKTCGCYIGYIHMKDQPFDSMYGSHLLERVPQSYRTLSTAMQR; encoded by the coding sequence ATGCAGGCAACTATTTATTATCGGGGCAAATTATCTTCGTGCAATTATAGTTGTCCCTATTGTCCGTTTAGCAAAACAGTCGATAGTAAAGAGACATTGATGCAAGATCGTGAGCAATTAGAACGCTTTATGGAGTGGGTACGTGAGCAACAGCATTATGGTCATCAGCTTTCTATCTTTTTCAATCCTTATGGAGAAGCTCTTGTACATTCATGGTACCGAGAAGCGATGATTGAATTGTCTCATATGAGTCATGTGAACAAGGTGGCTGTGCAGACCAATCTGTCTGTGAAGTTAGATTGGACAGCTCAACTGAATCCAACCAAAGTATCGTTTTGGGCAACGTATCATCCAGAACAAGTACGTGAAGATCGATTTGTTGCTCAAGCGATGACATTGTATCAACAAGGCATAGTATTTAGTGCAGGTACAGTCGGATTACGGGAAGCTTTTCCAGCGATTCATCGTTTGCGTGCTCGATTGCCTGAAGATGTCTATGTCTGGGTCAATGCATTCAAAGATCGTCCGCATTATTATAGCGAAGCAGAAGTAGAAGAATTGAGCGGGATCGATCCTTATTTTAGATACAATCTGCAAGATTATGATAGTCTCGGACAATCTTGTCAGGCAGGGGAGCATGTTTTTTATGTGCAAGGCTCAGGGATTGTAAAGCGTTGTTATCAAGATAAGCGTGTGATTGGACATCTTTATCGTCATTCTTTGGAAAAGTTATCGCAAGATCGTCCGTGTCAAATGAAAACATGTGGTTGTTATATCGGTTATATTCATATGAAAGATCAGCCGTTTGACTCTATGTATGGATCACATTTGTTGGAACGTGTACCTCAATCGTATCGTACATTATCTACAGCTATGCAACGATAA
- a CDS encoding phosphatidylglycerophosphatase A has translation MESQPSKVPYNLSSLNVEQATREWLLKRGVTILEIADIVMFLQKSYYPSLTIEECVESVEKVLLKREVQNAVLTGIQLDILAEEGKLISPLQEMIENDEGLYGVDEILAFAIVNVYGSIGFTNYGYVDKLKPGVLGRLNDKSIGPIHTFFDDIVGAIAAAASSRIAHGKYKEQDPTADTSNTPLPEDDESEPSV, from the coding sequence ATGGAATCCCAACCAAGCAAAGTTCCTTATAATCTAAGCAGTCTAAATGTAGAACAAGCGACAAGAGAATGGTTGCTCAAACGTGGGGTTACGATTTTGGAAATAGCAGACATTGTAATGTTTCTTCAAAAAAGTTACTATCCTTCGCTTACGATAGAAGAGTGCGTAGAAAGTGTCGAAAAAGTACTATTAAAGCGTGAAGTGCAAAATGCTGTTCTGACCGGTATTCAATTAGATATTCTGGCAGAAGAAGGTAAATTGATCTCTCCATTACAAGAAATGATCGAAAACGATGAAGGATTGTATGGTGTCGATGAAATTTTGGCATTTGCGATTGTGAATGTATATGGAAGTATCGGCTTTACCAATTATGGATATGTCGATAAATTAAAACCAGGTGTATTAGGACGATTAAATGATAAAAGTATCGGGCCGATTCATACGTTTTTTGACGATATTGTAGGTGCGATTGCAGCGGCAGCAAGTAGTCGTATTGCTCATGGCAAATATAAAGAACAAGACCCTACAGCAGATACAAGCAATACCCCATTACCTGAAGATGATGAAAGCGAACCATCTGTCTAG
- a CDS encoding LacI family DNA-binding transcriptional regulator produces the protein MAKLKDIAERVGVSISTVSRVMKNDANRSVSEETRKKIWDTAAELGYNKTRSSTTKKDEQTTAYRIGCVVAKPQNKYNNPYFSVILEGIEKELSRRGMRLEFVFSIENPTDTEQLKHLVHEHQINGMLVVERIEQEAYQWIKEHVQVVVGVDLSDASIPVVHYDRTAAVQEVVSSLIEQGHRRIAYLGGSESDDHFRSEKRFLGYQRAMLQADLPIDDQWVIDVKWDVSLSYELTKQAFAQNEELPTAIFAASDMMAIAAMRAANEQGLKIPEDIAFFGVDDIEVSAFTSPPLSTVHVPKLEMGIFAVKLLLDYLEHQYAIPVKITIPHQIIVRQSSGTLLSEKVDAQA, from the coding sequence ATGGCTAAACTAAAAGATATTGCTGAACGTGTAGGTGTGTCGATCTCTACCGTTTCACGAGTAATGAAAAATGATGCCAACCGTTCGGTAAGTGAAGAGACACGTAAAAAAATATGGGATACCGCCGCAGAACTGGGATATAACAAAACTCGTTCATCCACTACCAAAAAAGACGAGCAGACTACAGCTTACCGTATAGGTTGTGTTGTAGCAAAGCCGCAAAATAAATATAATAATCCGTATTTCTCTGTGATTTTAGAAGGTATCGAAAAAGAGTTGAGTCGTCGGGGAATGCGGTTAGAATTTGTATTCAGTATCGAAAATCCTACAGATACCGAGCAATTAAAGCATCTTGTGCATGAACATCAGATCAATGGGATGCTGGTAGTAGAACGTATTGAGCAAGAAGCTTATCAATGGATCAAAGAACATGTTCAAGTGGTCGTAGGTGTTGATCTCAGCGACGCTTCGATACCTGTTGTTCATTATGATCGGACTGCTGCTGTGCAAGAAGTGGTGTCTTCACTGATCGAACAAGGACATCGACGGATTGCTTATCTAGGTGGCTCTGAATCGGATGATCATTTTCGCAGTGAAAAGCGTTTTCTAGGGTATCAACGTGCGATGCTACAAGCCGATCTTCCTATTGATGATCAATGGGTGATTGATGTGAAGTGGGATGTATCACTTAGTTATGAACTCACCAAGCAAGCTTTTGCACAGAATGAAGAATTACCTACAGCTATTTTTGCCGCTAGTGATATGATGGCGATTGCCGCGATGAGAGCAGCGAATGAACAAGGGCTGAAAATTCCGGAGGATATCGCTTTTTTTGGAGTTGATGATATTGAAGTTTCTGCCTTTACATCACCACCGTTATCTACCGTGCACGTGCCGAAGTTAGAAATGGGTATATTTGCAGTGAAGTTGTTACTGGATTATTTAGAACATCAATATGCGATTCCTGTGAAAATAACGATTCCCCATCAGATTATTGTTAGACAGTCCTCGGGCACTCTTTTATCTGAAAAAGTAGATGCGCAGGCATGA
- a CDS encoding STM4015 family protein, with product MEVKLSVDYDQNENGVKLKDLITELVADVEACKAITSLIIGDWGAAYEDTMDDAIPALIEASPILPNLKSLYIGEMSSEECEVSWINQTNLGPVLAAYPQIESFTIQGSTDLSLEPLHHDKLHTLTIICGGLPKSVLNEIYNAHLPELTTLTLYLGVEDYGFDGSIEDILPFLNQNPFPKLRYLGLTDSEIQDEIAIAAANAPVLEQLDTLDLSNGTLSDKGAEALINSDTVKKLKHLNLNYHYMSDKMIKRWKDTGLSVDTGDQQEVDEDGEYEWRYPALTE from the coding sequence ATGGAAGTGAAATTATCGGTTGATTATGATCAGAATGAAAATGGGGTCAAGCTAAAAGATTTGATCACAGAACTGGTTGCTGATGTAGAAGCTTGCAAAGCCATTACCAGCTTGATTATAGGGGATTGGGGCGCAGCTTACGAAGATACGATGGATGATGCTATTCCAGCTCTGATTGAAGCAAGCCCGATATTGCCGAATTTAAAAAGCCTTTATATTGGCGAGATGTCTTCAGAAGAATGTGAAGTTTCGTGGATTAATCAGACCAATCTAGGACCTGTACTTGCTGCTTATCCACAGATCGAATCGTTTACGATTCAAGGAAGTACAGACTTATCGTTAGAACCTTTACATCATGATAAATTACATACATTAACTATTATTTGCGGAGGATTGCCCAAATCCGTTTTGAATGAGATTTATAACGCGCATTTACCTGAATTAACAACACTTACTTTATATCTAGGAGTAGAAGATTATGGATTTGATGGTTCTATAGAAGATATTTTGCCATTTTTGAATCAGAATCCTTTTCCTAAATTAAGATATCTAGGTCTAACTGATAGTGAAATTCAAGATGAGATCGCTATCGCAGCGGCAAATGCGCCTGTACTTGAGCAACTAGATACACTCGACTTATCGAATGGAACACTATCCGACAAAGGGGCAGAGGCACTTATCAATAGTGATACCGTCAAAAAGCTTAAACATTTGAATTTAAATTATCATTATATGTCTGACAAGATGATCAAGCGCTGGAAAGATACAGGCTTGTCTGTTGATACAGGTGACCAACAAGAAGTAGATGAAGATGGCGAGTACGAATGGCGTTATCCTGCACTTACGGAGTAA
- a CDS encoding STM4012 family radical SAM protein, whose translation MKSAPYRSYLYSYPHKTAYRELSPPYSLQQLWEQEQLESYFLYMHIPFCGARCGFCNLFTLPDKRVDVHQQYVDALERQAKQWAPIVSRRPFSRFAIGGGTPTLLQPDQLNRLFDIAEHIMGLDPTHASISVETSPDTVTPERLDILKRRGTDRVSMGIQSFVESESKAIYRPQKPELVREALRMLVDYDFPLLNVDLIYGLPEQTVETWLYSVDQALSYNPGEIFIYPLYIRENTILKPGHTGLEQDIRLELYHAARTRLEAAGYTQYSMRRFAKPLSSSKQLLPYSCQEEGMAGLGCGARSYTREVHYASHYGVSAATTRSIIEDYVAAERHDQANYGFVLNQEERQRRFILKAILHREGLTIADYVERFGQSPLTHFPELQNLIWTGMAELVEDEQQSQVLQLTTEGLAYSDGIGDWFISEDVYALMEGYVGS comes from the coding sequence ATGAAGAGTGCTCCTTATCGTTCATATCTTTACTCTTATCCACATAAGACAGCGTATCGTGAACTCAGTCCACCGTATTCGTTGCAACAATTATGGGAACAAGAGCAACTGGAAAGTTATTTTCTTTATATGCATATTCCATTTTGCGGAGCCCGTTGTGGGTTTTGTAATTTATTTACGTTGCCAGATAAGCGGGTTGATGTACATCAGCAATATGTAGATGCGCTGGAACGTCAAGCCAAGCAATGGGCACCAATTGTATCCAGACGACCTTTTTCACGATTTGCGATTGGTGGAGGGACGCCTACTTTATTACAGCCAGATCAATTGAATCGATTGTTTGATATTGCTGAACATATTATGGGGCTTGATCCTACGCATGCTTCGATTTCTGTAGAAACATCGCCGGATACGGTAACTCCTGAACGGTTGGATATTTTGAAGCGTCGCGGAACTGACCGGGTGAGTATGGGGATTCAGAGCTTTGTTGAATCGGAAAGTAAAGCAATCTATCGTCCACAAAAACCAGAGTTAGTACGTGAAGCGTTGCGGATGTTAGTGGATTATGATTTTCCTTTACTGAATGTAGATCTGATCTATGGATTGCCTGAACAGACGGTAGAGACATGGTTATATTCAGTAGACCAAGCATTATCGTATAATCCAGGTGAAATATTTATTTATCCATTATATATTCGAGAAAATACCATATTGAAGCCAGGGCATACCGGATTAGAGCAAGATATTCGTCTAGAGCTGTATCATGCTGCTCGTACCCGTCTAGAAGCCGCTGGATATACACAGTACTCGATGCGACGTTTTGCTAAGCCGTTATCTTCCTCCAAGCAACTACTGCCGTATAGCTGTCAGGAAGAAGGGATGGCTGGACTTGGATGTGGAGCACGTTCTTATACTAGAGAGGTGCATTACGCTTCTCATTATGGAGTGAGCGCCGCTACAACACGTAGTATTATCGAAGACTATGTAGCCGCTGAACGTCATGATCAGGCGAATTATGGATTTGTACTGAATCAAGAAGAACGCCAGCGACGTTTTATTCTCAAAGCTATTTTACATCGCGAAGGATTAACGATAGCTGATTATGTAGAACGGTTTGGTCAGTCACCACTTACTCATTTTCCAGAATTACAGAATTTGATCTGGACAGGGATGGCTGAACTTGTAGAAGACGAGCAACAATCTCAAGTGTTACAACTAACCACCGAAGGGTTAGCTTATTCAGATGGTATTGGAGATTGGTTTATTTCAGAAGATGTGTATGCATTGATGGAAGGATATGTAGGCTCATGA
- the rph gene encoding ribonuclease PH produces the protein MRTDGRQPNELRPLTITPNVNKYAEGSVYIEVGDTKVLCTASVEERVPHFMKGQGKGWVTAEYSMLPRATHTRNQREAAKGKLGGRTMEIQRLIGRALRSVIDLQALGERTITVDCDVIQADGGTRTTSITGSFVALAIAMNKLSTQNKLTKFPITDYLASVSVGVVGDRALLDLNYEEDSKAKVDMNVVMTGAGQFVELQGTGEERPFSREELDQLLVLGSEGIEKMIAMQKEILGPIVLKIGSGQAGTQV, from the coding sequence ATGAGAACAGACGGACGACAACCGAATGAATTACGCCCGTTAACAATAACACCGAACGTGAACAAATATGCAGAAGGTTCTGTCTATATTGAAGTAGGCGATACCAAAGTATTATGTACTGCTTCTGTAGAAGAACGTGTACCGCACTTTATGAAAGGTCAGGGTAAAGGCTGGGTAACAGCAGAGTATTCGATGCTACCTCGTGCTACACATACCCGTAACCAGCGTGAAGCAGCAAAAGGTAAATTGGGCGGACGTACGATGGAAATTCAACGTCTGATTGGACGTGCACTTCGTTCAGTTATTGACCTACAAGCATTAGGAGAACGTACGATTACAGTCGACTGTGATGTGATTCAAGCGGACGGTGGCACACGTACAACATCGATCACCGGTTCTTTTGTTGCGTTAGCAATCGCTATGAACAAATTATCGACTCAAAATAAACTGACTAAATTCCCTATTACAGATTATTTAGCTTCTGTTAGTGTGGGTGTAGTCGGAGATCGTGCTTTACTTGATTTGAACTATGAAGAAGATTCCAAAGCCAAAGTAGATATGAACGTGGTAATGACAGGCGCAGGACAATTTGTAGAACTGCAAGGCACAGGCGAAGAACGTCCATTTTCTCGTGAAGAGCTAGATCAATTGCTAGTACTGGGTAGCGAAGGTATTGAGAAAATGATTGCGATGCAAAAAGAAATTCTTGGCCCGATCGTTTTGAAAATTGGTTCCGGTCAAGCTGGTACACAAGTATGA
- a CDS encoding STM4014 family protein → MNRSTSTSYQQWLASASGCILFGNPNNKRTAGWQQAREQYDLSSALVVPYIRLLHSIRAGESLDDLLQAVFQRQTHHQHPIRVSEPKIGIDGCSTSSGVESSSLSPSSLLLRLDAPGDHFAVERELIALGAVDAEGDIDDALVPLDAYTVGSSISATAARRLQPQHGRIWYPAQWFRGYCRLLSWLKREVSLLLPHAKWMNDPADIAIMFDKRRCHQWLHTAGVAVPPLVPDLLGKHTGYEQLRQSMKQHRIHRVFIKLFCGSAASGVIAYQYNPRTGAEIATTTIGIDNSGNESYYYNSGKLRRYTDSATIAQIIDWVGQEGMHAERWISKASWQSKAYDVRQLVCRHEAGHAVMRLSHTPITNLHLRNDRLVVSQSHLSADQIHAIEQTAMAGLRTFPYSFCAGIDVLVPSHGGQTYIIDMNPFGDLLYDVEHRGLGTYAWELQQWLAHE, encoded by the coding sequence ATGAATAGATCTACATCGACTTCTTATCAGCAATGGCTGGCTTCTGCGTCTGGTTGTATTTTGTTTGGTAATCCTAATAACAAGCGGACAGCAGGCTGGCAACAAGCAAGAGAACAATATGATCTGTCTTCTGCATTGGTCGTTCCTTATATTCGTCTGTTGCACAGTATTCGTGCAGGAGAATCGCTAGATGATCTGTTACAAGCAGTATTTCAAAGACAGACTCATCATCAGCATCCTATTCGTGTGAGTGAACCCAAAATCGGTATTGATGGATGTTCAACATCCTCTGGTGTAGAGTCATCTTCGTTATCTCCATCTTCATTATTATTGCGTCTGGATGCACCTGGTGATCATTTTGCAGTCGAACGTGAATTGATTGCACTAGGGGCAGTAGATGCAGAAGGCGATATAGATGATGCGTTGGTGCCGTTAGATGCTTATACAGTAGGTTCTTCGATCTCAGCAACAGCAGCACGTCGATTGCAACCTCAACATGGACGTATCTGGTATCCTGCTCAGTGGTTTCGAGGGTATTGCCGATTGTTATCGTGGCTTAAGCGTGAAGTATCATTGTTATTACCACACGCAAAATGGATGAATGATCCTGCTGATATTGCTATCATGTTCGATAAAAGGCGCTGTCATCAGTGGCTACATACAGCAGGTGTAGCTGTACCTCCACTTGTACCTGATCTGCTAGGAAAGCATACTGGTTATGAACAACTTCGTCAAAGTATGAAGCAACACCGAATTCATCGCGTATTTATCAAATTATTTTGTGGATCTGCGGCTTCGGGTGTAATCGCTTATCAATACAATCCCCGTACAGGGGCAGAGATTGCGACCACTACAATCGGAATAGATAACAGTGGCAATGAATCTTATTACTATAACTCTGGCAAATTACGTCGTTATACAGACTCTGCAACTATAGCGCAGATTATCGATTGGGTAGGGCAAGAAGGTATGCACGCTGAACGATGGATCAGCAAAGCCAGCTGGCAAAGTAAAGCTTATGATGTACGCCAGTTGGTGTGCCGACATGAAGCAGGACATGCCGTTATGCGATTAAGCCATACCCCGATTACAAATTTACATTTGCGTAATGATCGGTTGGTAGTGTCTCAATCTCATTTGTCAGCAGACCAAATACATGCTATTGAACAGACAGCGATGGCTGGGCTACGTACGTTTCCTTATTCATTTTGTGCAGGAATTGATGTGCTTGTTCCGAGTCACGGTGGACAGACTTATATTATAGATATGAACCCATTTGGTGATTTGCTGTATGATGTAGAGCATCGCGGGTTAGGCACTTATGCATGGGAATTACAACAATGGTTAGCGCATGAGTGA
- a CDS encoding Nramp family divalent metal transporter, protein MDSNTELNTNIDVKKSNWLHSSSSISMEEVNNTVKIPENAGFWRKFFAFSGPGALVAVGYMDPGNWATSIAGGARFGYTLLSVVLISNLIAMLLQSLSAKLGIVTGRDLAQATRDTTNKRTAVFLWILTELAIIATDLAEVIGSAIALNLLFGIPLLWGIVITTFDVLLLLLLQKKGFRIIESIIIVLMATIFCIFVFEVIISKPEVSALLGGYVPKFEIVTNPAMLFVALGILGATVMPHNLYLHSSIVQTRQYKRTEEGRKEAVKFANIDSILSLSVAFLINSAILILGASAFFGTGLNVSGIEDAYALLSPTLGVGIASTLFAVALLASGQNSTITGTLAGQIVMEGFINLRISPVLRRIITRLLAVIPAFIVTWIAGAKGTGELLLWSQVVLSLQLPFAIIPLVRFTSDRAKMGSFVNPAWVKILAWIATVVIVALNIFLIIYIFATGGGF, encoded by the coding sequence ATGGATTCCAACACAGAATTAAATACAAATATAGATGTCAAAAAATCAAACTGGTTACACTCCAGTTCAAGTATTAGTATGGAAGAAGTGAATAATACCGTTAAGATTCCTGAAAATGCTGGATTCTGGCGTAAGTTTTTCGCTTTTTCCGGTCCGGGAGCATTGGTTGCTGTTGGATATATGGACCCGGGGAACTGGGCAACTTCGATAGCAGGAGGAGCTCGCTTCGGATACACCTTGTTATCAGTTGTACTGATTTCTAACTTGATCGCTATGTTATTACAAAGTTTATCTGCCAAATTAGGAATTGTGACAGGGCGAGATTTGGCACAGGCGACTCGTGATACAACGAACAAAAGAACAGCCGTTTTTCTCTGGATACTGACTGAACTTGCGATTATTGCTACTGATCTAGCAGAAGTAATCGGATCAGCGATTGCACTGAATTTGTTATTCGGGATACCGTTACTATGGGGTATTGTGATTACCACTTTTGATGTATTACTTCTATTGTTATTACAGAAAAAAGGATTTCGGATTATTGAATCTATTATTATCGTATTGATGGCGACGATTTTTTGTATCTTTGTATTTGAAGTGATTATCTCCAAGCCAGAAGTATCGGCTTTGTTAGGCGGATATGTACCGAAGTTTGAGATTGTGACCAATCCAGCGATGTTATTTGTAGCATTAGGGATTTTGGGAGCGACAGTAATGCCGCATAATCTATATCTACATTCATCGATCGTACAGACACGTCAATACAAGCGCACAGAAGAAGGTCGCAAAGAAGCAGTAAAATTTGCGAATATTGATTCTATTCTTTCATTATCTGTCGCTTTTCTAATCAACTCGGCGATTTTAATCTTAGGAGCTTCTGCTTTTTTTGGTACAGGGTTAAATGTTAGTGGGATTGAAGATGCTTATGCTTTGCTAAGTCCGACATTAGGCGTAGGAATTGCCAGTACATTATTTGCAGTAGCTTTGCTGGCTTCAGGACAGAATTCCACAATCACAGGTACACTAGCAGGACAGATTGTCATGGAAGGATTTATCAATTTACGTATTTCACCTGTGTTACGCCGTATTATCACTCGATTATTAGCTGTTATTCCTGCTTTTATCGTGACATGGATTGCAGGAGCAAAAGGAACAGGAGAGTTATTACTATGGAGTCAGGTGGTACTGAGTCTACAATTACCATTTGCAATTATTCCACTGGTTCGGTTTACGAGTGATCGTGCCAAAATGGGTTCATTTGTCAATCCAGCATGGGTCAAAATTTTGGCATGGATCGCCACTGTGGTGATCGTAGCTTTAAATATATTTTTAATTATTTATATTTTTGCAACCGGCGGTGGCTTTTAA
- a CDS encoding XTP/dITP diphosphatase — translation MSSSIVVVATQNKGKVREFAHALAPFGKEVRSMFDYPDLPEVVEDGATFAENALKKAKTVGDALGVPVLADDSGLCVDRLDGEPGVYSARYAGESATDADNNAKLLDALERLQMGEDTDQTLLSTAQFVCCLVLYDPATGLAVTTEGSVDGWITSQPSGNAGFGYDPLFYLPTHDKTMADITIEEKQAISHRGEALRKLVDQLNLNS, via the coding sequence ATGAGTAGCTCTATTGTCGTTGTTGCTACTCAGAATAAAGGGAAAGTTAGAGAGTTTGCTCATGCTCTAGCTCCTTTCGGCAAAGAAGTGCGCAGCATGTTTGATTATCCTGATCTGCCTGAAGTGGTAGAAGATGGAGCCACATTTGCTGAAAATGCACTCAAAAAAGCCAAAACTGTTGGAGATGCTTTAGGTGTTCCTGTACTTGCTGACGATTCAGGTCTATGTGTGGATCGTTTAGATGGAGAACCTGGAGTGTATTCGGCAAGATATGCAGGCGAATCGGCTACAGATGCTGATAACAATGCCAAATTGCTAGATGCACTTGAACGTTTACAAATGGGTGAAGATACCGATCAGACATTGCTCAGTACAGCACAATTTGTATGTTGTCTGGTATTGTATGATCCTGCTACAGGCTTAGCAGTAACAACAGAAGGATCGGTAGATGGTTGGATTACATCTCAACCTTCTGGCAACGCTGGCTTTGGGTATGATCCATTATTTTATTTACCGACTCACGACAAAACGATGGCAGATATTACGATCGAAGAAAAGCAAGCGATTAGTCATCGCGGAGAAGCGTTACGTAAATTAGTCGATCAATTGAATCTTAATTCTTAA
- a CDS encoding MBL fold metallo-hydrolase, with protein sequence MELPEITHFEHGIIQVKIAMSYPLRWVNSYIIVGDHTWSVIDPGPRSAENEAAWHTVLNTLELHVDQLESIILTHHHPDHYGLAGWLQAQSHAPVYMSARSLAEARLAWGEGNTAAQDLITFYKIHGMPSEITNELPEHLQSFVTQVLPQPEVSIITPEQPFLIAGHSWLPIQTSGHAAGHISFYQADWKAIICGDAVLPQISPNISLIPNSDPEPLKSYVEGLRVLGQYEVEWAYPGHRRPFNGFRERTVKLLDHHEQRLDAMTERIRTQPANGYDVCMSIFNSKLTLHQLRFAMSETLAHLEELIRRGIAHKYQQDGIWIYAV encoded by the coding sequence ATGGAATTACCAGAAATCACTCATTTTGAACATGGTATTATTCAGGTGAAAATAGCGATGTCTTATCCACTACGCTGGGTCAACAGTTATATTATTGTTGGCGATCATACATGGAGTGTTATCGATCCAGGGCCTCGTAGTGCAGAAAATGAAGCTGCATGGCACACCGTACTGAATACGTTGGAATTACATGTGGACCAATTGGAATCCATTATTTTGACGCATCATCATCCTGATCATTATGGATTAGCCGGTTGGTTACAAGCACAAAGTCATGCACCTGTGTATATGTCAGCACGTTCACTGGCTGAAGCTCGATTAGCATGGGGAGAAGGTAATACCGCAGCTCAAGATTTGATTACGTTTTATAAGATTCATGGTATGCCTTCAGAGATTACCAATGAACTTCCTGAACATTTGCAAAGCTTTGTCACGCAGGTATTACCACAGCCAGAAGTATCTATAATTACACCAGAGCAACCATTTCTGATTGCAGGGCATTCATGGTTACCGATCCAGACATCGGGTCATGCAGCAGGGCATATATCTTTTTATCAAGCCGATTGGAAAGCGATCATCTGTGGCGATGCAGTCTTACCTCAGATATCACCTAATATTAGTCTGATTCCGAATAGTGATCCTGAACCATTAAAGTCTTATGTAGAAGGATTACGTGTGCTTGGTCAATATGAGGTAGAGTGGGCATATCCGGGGCATCGTCGTCCTTTTAACGGATTTAGAGAACGTACTGTCAAATTATTAGATCATCATGAACAACGATTGGATGCGATGACAGAACGCATCCGTACTCAACCTGCTAACGGATACGATGTATGTATGTCGATATTCAATAGCAAGCTTACACTACATCAACTAAGATTTGCGATGTCCGAGACGTTGGCGCATCTGGAAGAACTTATTCGCCGCGGGATTGCACATAAATATCAACAAGATGGCATTTGGATCTATGCAGTCTGA